In one Micromonospora polyrhachis genomic region, the following are encoded:
- the ppc gene encoding phosphoenolpyruvate carboxylase, whose protein sequence is MTDLHDPNGPDAALRADIRRLGTLLGQTLARQEGPPLLDLVEEIRALVRSDAEAAATRLAGMDVTTGTKLARAFSTYFHLANITEQVHRSRDLRRQRAAQGGWLDQAARLIAERGVPPEEIAAAARRLAVRPVFTAHPTEAARRSILSKLRAVADELDAETANAVLYGASDEGPTNRRLAELLDLLWQTDELRLDRPDPTDEARNAIFYLRDLYAAAAPQVLDDLADTLRRLGVETSPTARPLTFGTWIGGDRDGNPFVTPLVTRDVLLIQYEHGIQATEAALEGLITEISVSRRLRSVSLDLSASLATDLDALPEVAPRFRRVNAEEPYRLKARCIKAKLANTRLRLSRGTPHVPGRDYRGSAELIADLELMRASLARNSGQLTAVGRLATAIRTVSAFGLHLATMDVREHAEAHHAVLAQLYGQVGEVTDYSTLPRGERTKLLAEELAGRRPLSTVDTPLTEAARKTFNVFGTIREAQDRFGSEVIESYIISMTMGADDVLAAVVLGREAGLVDVHSGRARIGFVPLLETPAELNAGGELLDELLSLPAYRSIVAARGHVQEVMLGYSDSNKEAGITTSQWSIHKAQRALRDVAARHGVRLRLFHGRGGTVGRGGGPTHEAILAQPYGTLDGAIKVTEQGEVISDKYTLPSLARENLELTLAAVLQSALLHTTPRQPAEMLERWNETMELVSDSAFRQYRSLVEDPDLPAYFWASTPTELLGALNIGSRPAKRPNTGAGLGGLRAIPWVFGWTQTRQIVPGWFGVGSGLAAAREAGLSDVLAEMHRNWHFFGTFLSNVEMMLTKTDLNIARRYVETLVPEPLHPIFHKIEEEYERTKSEVLAVTASPALLENSPVLQRTLAVRDTYLEPLHHLQVALLRQYRDSGAAGRAVATAPGGRRAPSDGTALERALLTTVNGIAAGMRNTG, encoded by the coding sequence GTGACCGACCTGCATGATCCCAATGGACCCGACGCCGCTCTCCGGGCCGACATCCGCCGGCTCGGCACCCTGCTCGGGCAGACCCTCGCCCGCCAGGAGGGGCCCCCGCTGCTCGACCTCGTCGAGGAGATCCGGGCCCTGGTCCGTTCCGACGCCGAAGCCGCCGCCACCCGGCTCGCCGGGATGGACGTCACCACGGGCACCAAACTGGCACGGGCCTTCTCCACCTACTTCCACCTGGCCAACATCACCGAGCAGGTCCACCGGTCCCGTGACCTGCGCCGGCAGCGCGCCGCCCAGGGCGGCTGGCTGGACCAGGCGGCTCGGCTGATCGCCGAGCGTGGCGTACCGCCCGAGGAGATCGCGGCAGCGGCCCGACGGCTGGCCGTACGGCCGGTCTTCACCGCCCACCCCACCGAGGCGGCCCGCCGCTCGATCCTGTCGAAGCTGCGTGCGGTCGCCGACGAACTGGACGCCGAGACGGCCAACGCGGTGCTCTACGGGGCCAGCGACGAGGGGCCCACCAACCGGCGGCTGGCCGAACTGCTCGACCTGCTGTGGCAGACCGACGAACTGCGGTTGGACCGGCCCGACCCGACCGACGAGGCGCGCAACGCGATCTTCTACCTGCGCGACCTGTACGCCGCCGCCGCCCCGCAGGTGCTCGACGATCTCGCCGACACGCTGCGTCGGCTGGGGGTGGAGACCTCCCCCACCGCCCGCCCGTTGACCTTCGGCACCTGGATCGGCGGCGACCGGGACGGCAACCCGTTCGTCACCCCGCTGGTAACCCGGGACGTCCTGCTCATCCAGTACGAGCACGGCATCCAGGCGACCGAGGCGGCGTTGGAGGGACTGATCACCGAGATCTCGGTCTCCCGACGGCTGCGCTCGGTGTCGCTGGATCTCTCGGCCAGCCTCGCCACCGACCTGGACGCGCTGCCCGAGGTGGCGCCCCGGTTCCGACGGGTCAACGCCGAGGAGCCGTACCGGCTCAAGGCCCGGTGCATCAAGGCGAAGCTGGCCAACACCCGGCTCCGGCTGAGCCGGGGCACTCCGCACGTGCCGGGGCGGGACTACCGGGGGTCGGCTGAGCTGATCGCCGACCTGGAGCTGATGCGCGCCTCGCTGGCCCGCAACTCCGGCCAGCTCACCGCCGTCGGCCGGCTCGCCACCGCCATCCGTACGGTTTCCGCCTTCGGCCTGCACCTGGCGACGATGGACGTACGCGAGCACGCCGAGGCGCACCACGCGGTGCTGGCCCAGCTCTACGGGCAGGTCGGCGAGGTGACCGACTACAGCACGCTGCCCCGGGGCGAGCGCACGAAGCTGCTCGCCGAGGAGCTGGCCGGCCGCCGTCCGCTTTCTACAGTGGACACGCCGTTGACCGAGGCGGCCCGTAAGACGTTCAACGTCTTCGGCACGATCCGCGAGGCGCAGGACCGGTTCGGCAGCGAGGTGATCGAGTCGTACATCATCTCGATGACGATGGGGGCCGACGACGTACTGGCCGCCGTGGTGCTGGGCCGGGAGGCGGGCCTGGTGGACGTACACAGCGGGCGGGCGCGGATCGGCTTCGTACCACTGCTGGAGACCCCGGCCGAGCTGAACGCCGGCGGTGAACTCCTCGACGAACTGCTCTCCCTCCCGGCGTACCGGTCGATCGTCGCCGCCCGGGGGCACGTGCAGGAGGTGATGCTCGGCTACTCCGACTCCAACAAGGAGGCCGGGATCACCACGAGCCAGTGGTCCATCCACAAGGCGCAGCGCGCGCTGCGCGACGTGGCGGCCCGGCACGGCGTACGGCTGCGGTTGTTCCACGGTCGCGGCGGTACGGTCGGTCGGGGCGGTGGGCCCACGCACGAGGCGATCCTGGCCCAGCCGTACGGCACGCTGGACGGCGCGATCAAGGTGACCGAGCAGGGTGAAGTCATCTCCGACAAGTACACCCTGCCGTCGCTGGCCCGGGAGAACCTGGAGCTGACCCTGGCCGCGGTGTTGCAGAGCGCCCTGCTGCACACCACTCCCCGGCAACCGGCCGAGATGCTGGAACGCTGGAACGAGACCATGGAGTTGGTCTCCGACTCGGCCTTCCGGCAGTACCGGTCGCTGGTCGAGGATCCGGACCTGCCGGCGTACTTCTGGGCGTCCACGCCGACCGAGTTGTTGGGCGCGCTCAACATCGGCTCCCGGCCGGCGAAGCGTCCCAACACCGGGGCCGGGCTCGGTGGCCTGCGCGCCATCCCGTGGGTGTTCGGCTGGACCCAGACCCGGCAGATCGTGCCCGGCTGGTTCGGGGTGGGCTCGGGGTTGGCCGCCGCCCGCGAGGCCGGACTGTCGGACGTACTGGCCGAGATGCACCGCAACTGGCATTTCTTCGGCACGTTCCTGTCGAACGTCGAGATGATGCTGACCAAGACCGACCTGAACATCGCCCGGCGCTACGTGGAGACACTGGTACCGGAGCCGCTGCACCCGATCTTCCACAAGATCGAGGAGGAGTACGAGCGGACGAAGAGCGAGGTACTCGCCGTCACCGCCTCCCCCGCACTGCTGGAGAACTCGCCGGTGTTGCAGCGGACCCTCGCCGTCCGGGACACCTATCTCGAACCGTTGCACCACCTACAGGTGGCGCTGCTGCGGCAGTACCGGGACTCGGGGGCGGCCGGGCGGGCGGTCGCCACCGCCCCCGGGGGTCGGCGCGCTCCGAGCGACGGTACGGCGCTGGAGCGGGCCCTGTTGACCACGGTCAACGGCATCGCCGCCGGCATGCGCAACACCGGCTGA
- a CDS encoding ABC transporter permease: MSTVSWITARGLFGRRRFLMLLPLPALLIVLAVTARSFGVDPGEWGPPVLLGLGLAVVLPVVALVVGTGVLGSEIDDGTIVHILTKPLPRWQIVLPKLLVATGVTALTTAVPLYVAGVLAESVRLGLGLAVAGTVGALAYSAVFLALSLVTRRPVLLGLVYVLIWEGLLSNLVSGTRVLSIQQYVVALADRIAPTELLSTTVSTPIAIVMAVVFSVGFTVLAIHRLRSFSVAGETS, from the coding sequence ATGTCGACGGTTTCGTGGATCACCGCACGTGGGCTCTTCGGCCGCCGTCGGTTCCTGATGCTGCTACCCCTGCCCGCCCTGCTGATCGTCCTCGCCGTGACGGCCCGATCCTTCGGCGTCGACCCCGGCGAGTGGGGGCCACCTGTGCTGCTGGGCCTGGGGCTGGCCGTGGTGCTGCCGGTCGTCGCGTTGGTCGTCGGCACCGGCGTGCTCGGCTCCGAGATCGACGACGGCACGATCGTGCACATCCTGACCAAGCCGTTGCCCCGCTGGCAGATCGTGCTGCCGAAGTTGCTCGTGGCGACCGGGGTCACCGCGTTGACCACCGCCGTCCCGCTCTACGTCGCCGGGGTGCTCGCCGAGTCGGTACGCCTCGGGCTGGGACTGGCGGTGGCGGGTACGGTCGGCGCGTTGGCGTACTCGGCGGTGTTCCTGGCGCTCAGCCTGGTCACCCGGCGGCCGGTGCTGCTCGGCCTGGTCTACGTGCTGATCTGGGAGGGGCTGCTGAGCAACCTGGTCAGCGGCACCCGGGTGCTCTCCATCCAGCAGTACGTGGTGGCGCTGGCCGACCGGATCGCCCCGACCGAACTGCTCAGCACCACCGTCTCGACGCCGATCGCGATCGTGATGGCCGTGGTGTTCTCGGTCGGCTTCACGGTGCTGGCCATCCACCGGCTGCGTTCGTTCAGCGTGGCGGGCGAGACGAGCTGA
- a CDS encoding ABC transporter ATP-binding protein, with protein sequence MTNVELTAVSRWYGNVVAVNDVTMSLGTGVTGLLGPNGAGKTTLLHMMAGFLAPSRGTVTVDGTPTWRNPAVYRQLGLVSEREAVHTFLTAYEFVLASAKLHKLPDPAAAARRAIELVEMTAAQDRQIGTYSKGMRQRTRVAAALVHDPAVLLLDEPFNGMDPRQRLHMMDLLHRLGGEGRTILFSSHILEEVEQVSGTVQVIVAGRLAASGDFRTIRRLMTNRPHVFAVQSTDDRRLAVALIGEPSVTGVEIDRTGLTVRAGDYGSFTRALPKIALASGIRVRRLLPSDESLESVFSYLVEA encoded by the coding sequence ATGACCAATGTGGAGTTGACCGCGGTCTCCCGCTGGTACGGCAACGTGGTTGCCGTCAACGACGTGACCATGAGCCTCGGCACCGGGGTGACCGGCCTACTCGGCCCCAACGGTGCTGGGAAGACCACCCTGCTGCACATGATGGCCGGCTTCCTCGCCCCGTCCCGGGGCACCGTCACCGTCGACGGCACCCCGACCTGGCGCAACCCCGCCGTCTACCGTCAGCTCGGTCTGGTCAGCGAGCGGGAGGCGGTGCACACCTTCCTCACCGCGTACGAGTTCGTCCTGGCCAGCGCGAAGCTGCACAAGCTGCCCGACCCGGCGGCGGCGGCACGACGGGCCATCGAGCTGGTCGAGATGACCGCCGCCCAGGACCGTCAGATCGGCACCTACTCCAAGGGCATGCGGCAACGCACCCGGGTCGCGGCAGCACTGGTGCACGACCCGGCGGTGCTGTTGCTCGACGAGCCGTTCAACGGCATGGACCCCCGCCAGCGGCTACACATGATGGACCTGCTGCACCGGCTCGGCGGCGAGGGCCGGACGATCCTGTTCAGCTCGCACATCCTGGAGGAGGTCGAGCAGGTCTCCGGCACCGTACAGGTGATCGTGGCGGGCCGGCTGGCCGCGTCGGGCGACTTCCGGACGATCCGACGGCTGATGACCAACCGGCCGCACGTCTTCGCGGTGCAGTCCACCGACGACCGGCGGTTGGCGGTCGCCCTGATCGGTGAGCCGTCGGTGACCGGGGTCGAGATCGACCGGACCGGCCTGACCGTACGGGCCGGTGACTACGGCAGCTTCACCCGTGCCCTGCCCAAGATTGCGCTGGCGTCCGGCATCCGGGTGCGTCGGCTGCTGCCCTCGGACGAGTCCCTGGAGAGCGTGTTCTCCTACCTGGTGGAGGCCTGA
- a CDS encoding ABC transporter permease, with the protein MSTLETRPAAPGGVIHDIGYQRYSGPRLGRRHVVGSLYLHGLRTSFGLGRSAKAKIFPWMIVSIMTVVAAVLTAVRAQFGEVILTYTAFAGSMSWLLIFFVAVLAPELVSRDLHSGVLPLYFSRPLRRSDYALAKLAALASAVWLLLGGPQLLMFAGGAFTTKTGMRGVWDEFTDLVPGLLYAGMWAVLFASISLLVASLTGKRAFAAGGIVAVFLMTTPIVGVLSVMPSRIVNELAFLASPSTLVQSVGSWLFPEAGAAMGIGDTGPVYLAALVLLVAGCVTLLLARYRKVAAK; encoded by the coding sequence GTGTCCACGCTTGAGACCCGACCCGCCGCGCCGGGCGGGGTGATCCACGACATCGGCTACCAGCGGTACAGCGGGCCCCGGCTCGGTCGCCGTCACGTCGTCGGCTCCCTCTACCTGCACGGTCTGCGTACCTCGTTCGGCCTCGGCCGCAGCGCCAAGGCCAAGATCTTCCCGTGGATGATCGTCAGCATCATGACGGTGGTGGCGGCGGTACTCACCGCCGTCCGCGCCCAGTTCGGTGAGGTGATCCTGACCTACACCGCCTTCGCCGGCTCGATGAGCTGGTTGCTCATCTTCTTCGTCGCGGTGCTCGCCCCGGAGCTTGTCTCCCGGGACCTGCACAGCGGCGTTCTTCCGCTCTACTTCTCCCGGCCGCTGCGCCGCTCCGACTACGCGCTGGCCAAGCTCGCCGCGCTGGCCTCGGCGGTCTGGCTGCTGCTCGGTGGCCCGCAACTGTTGATGTTCGCCGGGGGCGCGTTCACCACCAAGACCGGTATGCGCGGCGTGTGGGACGAGTTCACCGACCTCGTACCCGGTCTGCTCTACGCCGGCATGTGGGCGGTGCTGTTCGCCTCGATCAGCCTGCTGGTGGCGTCGCTGACCGGTAAGCGGGCGTTCGCCGCCGGTGGGATCGTCGCGGTCTTCCTGATGACCACCCCGATCGTCGGCGTGCTGTCGGTCATGCCGTCGCGGATCGTCAACGAGCTGGCCTTCCTGGCCTCCCCGTCCACCCTGGTGCAGTCGGTCGGCAGCTGGCTGTTCCCCGAGGCCGGTGCGGCCATGGGGATCGGTGACACCGGGCCGGTCTACCTCGCGGCCTTGGTCCTGCTGGTCGCCGGCTGCGTCACCCTGCTGCTCGCCCGTTACCGGAAGGTCGCCGCGAAATGA